From the Mesotoga prima MesG1.Ag.4.2 genome, the window TAGGATGTGTAGAACAAGGCGAGACCGGCCATCATTCCAAGGAACTGGCAGTTAAGGCAGACTTCACCGCTTCCCGAGCCGAAGCTGAAGAAGCTCTGAAAGTTCTCGGCCTTCACCGATAGGGGATCTCCCAGCATCGACAGTTTTTCGAGAGTTGAGACTCTAGAACCGCAAAGACTGCATACTTTGCTTCCAATCTTGTTTTCCTCGAGGATCTTTGAGACTTTGTCCAGAACTGTGTACTGCTTTAGAAAAGGTCTGAGGTTTGGCGCCCAGGGCTTGCCGTTCTTGTTGAGCATATCTTTGAGGGCGTTTTCGAAGATTGTCTTTTTGGGCGTCTGTGTCTCGAAAAGGTTTCCCGTGATAGTACAGTCTGCAGTATATCTCTTTATCGCGACCGCTCCGGCCATTTGCCAGAAACTTCTTATATGAACTCTCATGTGACACCTCTTTCGGTTAAGAATTGTCCTCACAGTTTTCGCAGACGTTTCTTCCTTCCTGAATTGTGCAACCGCAGCAGTCGCAGAAGACTCCTTTGCACCAGCAGGTCGCGCAGGCGCTGCCTTCTAAACCAAATCCCTCATCTTCATCTAGGCAATCATCCTCGTAGAAATCTCTTTCGTCTTCCAAGATGGCTCACCTCCTTCAAGCTTTATAATCACACTTTTTTGGAGTATCAGTTCTCGAGTACATATTCCCCGTCAATCTTATGGAGTCTTGGTGGTTCAAAGGCGATGTTGACCTTACTTAGTAATTCGGATATCTTGTCCAGAGCAGACTGTAATTCCTCTACGCCGTTGTCTTCCTCGCAGAAATGGGAGAAGGTAACGAACACGGAAAAGTCGTCCTGCCGTCGGCTGATTTGAATCTGTCCTTCGGGAAGTATCTCTCCATTTTTGAGAGAGTCGAGCAGTTTTTCTTTGAAGTAATCGACGACAATCCAGGGAGCTTTTGCATAGTATTTGTAGACAAGCTCTATGAAATCACCTCCTTATATTGACAGTCATGGCACTCAGCCTAGGATATATAATCACACTTTTCTGTAATGAGCAGATAGTCTTTTGGTTTTCCTGGGATTTGCTTGGTGAAGAATGACCTCTTCTACCTAGATGGTGTTTGTGAAGAAGAACGTTAATGTAGGGATTGCTATTCCATAAACGGCACGATTTTCTTAAAGATATGATCTGAATTCTCTAATACAAATAGAATCAGGAGAGAGAAAGTCTTCGGGTAATTTAAGTATGGAACGGGGATCCAGGTGCCGTTAGCTTGGTGGCGCAGATTACTTGCTCAGTTCTTCCTTGGTCTTCTTGTACTGTACAGCTATATGACATGCAGCATCGAATACTTCCAGTCCTACTTTGACAACGAGCATGATTGCTTGTGCGATATTTGTTGGATTGCGAGGTGCTCCCAGTTCATTTGGTTTCACTGTTTCACCTCCCTTTATCTCAGTTATGATCGTACTTTCATGATTCATAATCACACTTTTTAAATTATTGCCGCAAAGACAGCTCAGAAGAGATTTAGCTGATTATCATGGCCGGGTTCTCTTGAGATCAGCGCGTTAAAAAGAATCGAATAGGTCTTGATTCCTATTCCTCTAATGTCTAGGATCTCTCTGAAACGAGTGACGTCTTCGCGTTTGTCCAGAAGTCTTTTTATGATCGAAGGCCTGAGAGTAAGGCATTTCAGTTCATATTCAGACATCGCCCTTAGCTGTTTTATCATCGATTCCTCGTTTTTCGAAGGGCTTTTATCCAGACAGAGAAGTATTTCTGCCTTTGAGCTTTCAAATACCTCTCTTGTTATGTTCTCCGATGTTTGAGGATCTATACCCCCCTTTCCTGCCCCGGCCAGAGGAAGGGCAACTCTTTCAAAATTGCTTTCTGTTATGATCTCTTCCGCACGCTTAAGAGAGGAACGTATCCATGAGATTTTTGATGGCATCTTCCAGTCTTCTTTGACAAACAGACTGATTATCCTTGGAAAAATATCTCCTCGGAATATCCAGGCAGAACCGGGCAAAGGACCTTCGTGGGAGCATCTCTCTCTGTAATTATCAAAATAGCTAGGAAATCTAAGTTTGAACTCAAGCGCCAATCCGGCCCCCATAACTCCCTCTGTATTGACGGTGTTTGCTATTACGGGGACATTCTCTTCTTCAAACGCGGCAAATACGCTTTTCTTATATACAGTTATCATAAGCTCAGCCCTCGAAGTAATAGGTGTATCCGCTATCGCGGAGCTGTCTGATGGAGATTCCTTTTATCTTTTCCGCAGTTCTGTCTAGAATTATACATTCGATCCATTCCGGTTCGATCATGTCGATCTTCACTAAGATCTCGGCACCAAGTCTTTTCTTGAGCAACCAGTTATCGTAGAAATTTCTCGTTGAAAGCACCACTTCAATATTTATCTTCTTGAGAGCGGGTTCACTTAGAGTGTAGATCTCGGCATCACTGCAGGCGGCGATTCTGTCAGATACCAGGCAGTCATAGTGAGTTACTAGATCGCTATTCAGTCTTAGAATCGCGAAATCTCTGTTTTCTTTCTGGTAGCGGAAGGTCATCGCATTCCTGGTATTAAAGAACAGCGGTACATATTCATGTAGGGACTTTCTTTCTCTGATTGTTTGAACGGTCTGATCGGAGTAATCATCGTATGGTATCTCCAGAGTCTCTACTGCCATCTTGCTCATTACTCCGTGTTCGAGTATCGAAGGAATATTCTTTACTGGCGAAAGATAGTAGAGATGCTTCACTCCGAACGCCTGTAAAGGATTACTGCTCGTAACCATTATCTCACCTCCCTTTCAGGGTTTATAATCACACTTTTTTACGAGGCTTTGGATTCGCAAATGGAAAGCGTATAATATCGTTGAAACTGAATTACTAATTCTTTGCAGTTGTCTGTTTTGGAGGATTTATGGTTAATAAAATCACTTATTCCTTGCAGCAGGTCTTCGCCGGTCTAGAACTTCTGATAAAAGAGGACTACAAACTGTTGTTCGAGAAGTTTTCTCCGGAGTTTGGACTGATCGAAACGCTCGAGGAGCCTTCCGGTTCTGCTCTAGCGAAGTTCTCATTTGAATTCGAAGAAGATCGTTATTCTGTAGGATTCAAGGTTCTAAATCCCGATCAGGATGGTGCCTTTTCATATCTTTCGAAAAGGTATTCGACGCCGCTAATACTGCTAGAGAAGAGGGGGCGTTCCTCTGACTATCTCGATCTCGAGAACTTCTGGGTAGTGCCAGGGTATTACTTGAGAATGGCCTTTGTGTGCTTGCAGGTTTTGAGAGAACTGCAGTCAAAAAACGGCATGGAACGTTTAGATACAGTCCTCGAAACGGCTGAAACTCTTCTCAACAGAACGGTTGTTGGGACCGAGATTCTCAAGCAATACGACACAAGTGACATTGAGGAAGAACCCGAGATGAAGAAGCCGAAGTATCTAAAGGTCCCGATCCTCTTTGAACTGCCCTCTTCAAACGGGCTTCTGCAGATATCCGAGCTGAGAAAGGCGGTCATACCCGGAGACAAAGTGAAGGAATCGCTTAGATTGCCTCATTTCTCGCACTTGGGGAAGCTGGATCTTCTCGAGACTCCTGAATCCGTGAGAATCGGAATGAATCTCTTCCTTGCGAACGGCGCCCGTTATAATGCTTCGGATCTTGAGATAGAAAGCAGTGGCGAAGATTCCGAAGCCCTTCTTAGCCCTTCTACGTGTGCTGTTCCTTTCATGGCATACTCAGATGGCGTCAGGGTTACTATGGGAGGCAAGAATCTGAAGCAGGCAGTAAAGGTTGTTTCCAGCGAAAAGCCAATAATTCGGACTCCCATTGATGAGGAAGTTGATCTTGACTACGGTGTCAATGCCCTAGCCGGATATGCGTTGTTCAACGGCTTGAACTTCGAAGATGGAATAGTTTGTTCTGAAGGGTTTTCAATGAAAATGTGCATCGTAGAGAAAAAGACAATTGAAATCGTCGACTCAGTTCCTGTATTGCTCGATGCGAAGGTCAGTGTTAAGAACAGGTCTACGATAGAGCTTTCCAGTGAGGAAGGTTCGATAAGGATTGTTTACAACTTCAGAACTAAAGGTTCGATTGTCAATAAAGGTGACTGGCTGATAAGAAGAAATGTCTTTTTTGGTGGAAACGATAATCCCACTAAGTCCTATTCAAAGAATATCTACTATGACCTTTCATATCCAGGGGAAATCTTGCAGAATCCAGAAGAGAGAATGATCTCGTTCATTATGAGAACTATACCAACCGCCAGGAAGATAAAAAAGGGGGAAAAATTAGTAGACAACTTGAACGAGAGCGTCGTCTCCATAAGTGTTCCCTTGACTATCACAAAGCCGCTCGAAATTGGTGACAAGATTACTGGAAGACATGGAAACAAGGGCACTATATCGAAGATCGTTTCCGAAAGAGAAATGCCGCATGTTGAAATAGATGGCCAACGCAGACCTCTGGACATTATTCTGAGCCCCTTCGGGGTTATAACCAGAATGAATCTAGGTCAGCTACTAGAGACGCACAAATCACTTGAAGGTGAATATGTCGACAAACCTTTTAAGAATCTGGATCTCGCTTCCAGGGTCGCCAAAGGAAGAGACATACCACAGCTGAAGAAGAGACTCTTTTTTGCAGATGGAACTTCGTTTGAGGCAGCAGTCGGTTATCAGTATTTTGTGAGGCTAGATCACTGCGTAAGGGACAAATTGCATGTAGTAGATCTTGCGGAGACCTCTAAGATTACGGGACAGCCAGTGAAAGGAAAGCGGAGAGAGGGCGGACAGAGAATCGGCGAAATGGAGTTTTGGACTCTCTTCGACAACAATGCGCTTGAGACCGTTGGGAGGTTTTCTCAAACTAACATCAGCGATTCTTCAGACTTCATGAAGCGCTACTTCGATACCTTCAGGCTTCTTATGAACTACTACAGGGATTTTGATGTTGAAATCGAGGACGACCCGTTGAGAATAATTGTTAAGGAGACTTCAAATGACTTCCTGGAGAAAGTCGCGAGCGACGAAACCATGAGCGAGTTCTTCAAGCAAATTAAGGGAAGGGCGAAAGACAGGAAAGAGAGAAGATTCCTGCTATCTAAGTCAGGATATTTGAGAAAGTACATGCTTGGAAGACGGATTCATTCTTCTGGCAGAACCGTGATCACACCGGTGACAGACATAGACATAGACCATGTTTATCTTCCCTACGAATTTGCAAAACTTTGGCTTCCTCTGAAAGAGGATTCTAAAGAAGGGATTAAGATTGCTAATGATCTGGCGAAGGAGAGTAATCTCTATGTGCTTCTCAACAGACAGCCCTCTCTCCATAGACACAGTATTTCCTCTGCTAGGCCGATTTTCTGGGAGAACAAGACAATAGGATTGCCAATTATGTTGTGCGATGGATTCGGCGCCGATTTCGATGGCGACTCCATGGCTGTTTACCTGCCCGTAGATCAGGATGAAGATCTGAAGAGAGAGCTGAAATCTATGCTTCCCTCCAACAACCCGTTCAGAATTGGAACGGGAGAACTCACTTTTTCGGTCACTCAGGATTTGGTGTACGGTCTATATAGAAAGAGAGGACTTAACTCCAAGAAGGTAAAAGAGGAGCTTACACAGATAATAGAGAATTCCAACAATATTTCGAAAGATCTTCTGAAGTGGCAGAATGAAAGCCTTGCAGCGGCAAAGGAATCGGGACTGAGTCTTGATCTGCGCGATATCGCTTTGATGAGCGAGGTTGCCAAGAGCGTTAAAGATTCGGGCAGTAGAGGAAAACCAGAGCACTTCGTACAGATGGCTGAGGGGATTGATCTCGATGGAAGAAGGGCTGAAGCCTTTGCGAGAGGAGTATCGAGAGAAGATTACCTTGGTCGTACAGATGGTCTTGATGTGAACATTGCGTCCAGATCGAGGACAGGTTTGATCGACAAGAAACTCCATGTCGCCGAAGCGGGATACTTTACCAGGAAGTTGGTCGAGTTTCTGTATCCCGTTTCTGTCACAGAAGAAGACTGTTGTACAGATGACGGAATAGAACTCAATCAATCATTTGTCCAGCATCTGGCATTGCGAAAATACTCTCTTGAAAGACTGATACTCGGCAGATATGTCAAGAGGCCGATGGACAAAGAGTGGATGCCTGTAACGCGAAGTAATCTGAATGACTTCAGAGACTGCGATCTTCTGCTGAGAAGCCCGGTTAAGTGTGCGTCCTCAGGGGAGAACGGCATCTGTTCAAAGTGTGCGGGTCTCGAGCTCTCCAGTATGAAGAAGTTTAGAGTCGGCAGCTTTTTGGGAGTTCTTTCAGGCCATACTATAGGAGAGCGGGGAACTCAGCTTTCGATGAAGACCTTCCAGACGGGCTCATCAGGGTTCAGTATGCAGCGGGTCTCTTCGGAATTTTTCAAGGCCGAAGAAGAGTTTTCTTCTTATCTAAAACGGCTTGCCGACAGATCTATCGAAGGGATAATGAAGGGTTCATCGAAGTCGGCATCAGGTTCTGCTGAAGAGGGATCGCCCGTTCTCGGTACCATAGATGTGGCCTCTATCTATTTGGAGGTTCTCTTTAGACATTTGAAGGATACCGAAATACGTACTGAGGGGGAATTGAAGAAGAGACTCTCTGATCCAAGGGAAGTCGGGATATTCTCTGCACTTTCTTTCGAGAAAAGCGGCAGTTCAGAGAAAATCGGAATCGGAGAAGAAATAGAGGAGAAGTCTCCTAAGGCGAATTATGCGCTTAGGCCGGGAGAGGTGGCTAAATGGGTAGGGAAAAAATAACAGAAAAGACACCTGAAAAGTCGAAAGGCAAAAACAAGGAAAAGTTTAAATCGCTTACCACGTCCTTTAGAAATAGACCCGTTGAAACCAGCGAAGAAAGTGAAGAAGAGCTTCCAGATGAAGAAGCGTTTGAGGAAGTTGAATCTGAAGACCACGATAATGACGAGACTTCAAATTCCGATCCGTTCGCATCTGTAGAGAACCTTGAGAATCTGGTTTTTGAGCCGGCAGAGAGGAATCCGATTTCCGAGAAGAGAGTTGTTCTGGAAATCGTCAAAGGGAAGAGGTACCATTGTCTGAGAAGATACAGGTGGAGTTTCGAATTCTCTGAAAACTCTCCCCAAAAAGAAGAACACATGAGGCGTTTTGGGGAAACGGTTAGAAGAACAGGCAGGATTATTGAGAATTTCCTCAATGGATACCTCGAAGGAGAGACGGCCTCGATTCAAGATCTCTTTGGCTCGCTCAGCTCAAAGATTCTCTTTGGCGTCTCCGATTTGAATGACGTATCCAAGAACCAGTTATCCTGGTATCTCTTCCGGATGCCCGACGGAGTTCTATACACTCTCAACTGCCTAACTCCCAGAAGCGGTGCCCCAAATCTTTCGAAGCAAGCACTGTCGATTATGAGAATCTCAATGGGGGACCCGGAGGTGGGAGAAGTGCTCAAATATAAGTTTGAAGAAGTGATCGCAAAGTCTACCGGGTTAATTGACTATTCGCTTGAGCTGGAAGATTTGTTGGGGAGAGTCATCTGCCTGAACAGGACCATTATGAAGGCCGGGTATCCCGAAAGCAAACTGGGCGAACCGAGAGCTCTATTGAAAGAGCTTAACCGAAGTTCAATAAGACACTATTTTCATCAAATTGCTGGGAGAGCTAGGAAATGAGAGTATTCATTGTCGAGAAGGGTTTTGAAGAGCATGAGCTAAGAGTGCTCAAGGAGATCGTTGATAGTCTTGTTTCTTCAAAAGAGGATCTAAGAGAAAAAGTGGAGATTGTTGAGCTTTCTGAATTTCGCGAAGAACAGGGAATAATGATCATCTCCCAGCAGGTCATTGGAGAGCTGAATCCTGAACGGTCTTCAGGCCAGTTATTCATAATGTTCAAAGGAGGTCTTGAAAGCAACATAGTAGGTTTCGCGCAAAGAATGGGTGCTGTCGGAATCTTCCCTATCGATCGTTTCTATGGAGAGAGAATGGAATATGGGGAGATTTCACGGTTTGAGAATGTCTTGAAAAACGTTTTGAGAGATAGACTTTCAACCCGTTTTCCTGAATGGGACTTTAAAAAAAGGATCGACTGGAAAATGAAACTTGATGACAAGGCTTTCGAAGATGAAGACGCCTATATTTCGCTATTTGGAGACGAGATTACCCACAAGAACGTCAAGAAGACCAACGAAATAATAACGTCTGTCATGCCCTATGTTAAAGAGCTAAAGACGTTTAGATTAAAATCGAAAAGGGTTCTTGAAGAGCTAAAAAAGAAGGAACTCTCTGAAGACCCGAAACTTGAAGGAGCTAGAATAGCCATAAGAAAACTGAATGATTTGACATCCGAAATGAAGTTCAGAAAGCCGGTTTGTATTCTGCTTACGGGTCCAACCGGCTGCGGCAAGACTCTTCTGGCGAAGTACATAGCAAACAGCCTATTTGGCTCCTTGGAGACCTTTTCTAGAATCTCACTGGTCAATATGGGCGATAACCTTCTTGAAAGCGAGCTTTTCGGAAGTTTTCCGGGGTCGTGGACCGGGAGTTCTTATAAGGTTGGAAAAATGGTGTCAATGGCGGGAGGAGCGGTATTCCTCGATGAGATCGGAGAAATCTCTCCTGCCATTCAGGCAAAGCTTTTGACCTATCTGGACGATATGAAGGTCCTTATAGAAGGCCTTTCAGATACTTCGGGAGTGAGAGTTCCCGTATTGATTATCGCCGCCACGAATCGAGATGTTAGAAAGGAAATGAGCCTCGGCAATTTCAGGTCTGACTTCTATCAGCGTTTTGCCTACGAGATTCACATGCCTTCGCTTTCTGAGAGGAAGTCAGATTTCAGATATATTCTTAGTCATCTTCTCCAGGTGAAAAAGAAGATTCTGAATCTAAGTATAGATGAGATAAGCATAGCCGCAATAGAGAAACTGGAGGGTTACGAGTACCCCGGCAACTATCGAGAACTAGAGAGAGTTGTTACCGCGGCCATGATGAGCGCAAAGATGGATGGACGGGAGATTGTTCTGTCTAGAGATGTTCAGTTTTAGTTCTATGGGAGGTAGATATGAGAGTTAAGCTTACGCTTAGCGGTCTGAAGAACAAGGCCGTTCCCCGCGATCATTTTCATCAGCTTTCGGGCCTTATTTACGCGATGATACAAAAGGCAAATCCCGATTATTCGAAATGGCTGCACGACGAGGGCTTTCTTGACGGAAGCAAGAGCTTCAAGTTCTTCTGTTTCTCCAAGCTAATTCCGGAAAAGAATGCTTATATCAAAGCCGGAGATAATGGCGAGATGATTGTCTTCACCAAAGACATCGCTGCTCTATATATATCCTCGCCGGTGAGGGAGATCATGCAGCATCTAGTAGATTTCTTGCTGCTAAACAGGGAAATTAGAATCCTCAATCATAATCTGGTGATTCAAAACGCCTTTGCATCGACGGAGAGTTTTGAAAGCGAAGAGGAGCTCTTCAAATGTATTACGCCTATCGTTCTTTCGACGAGAAACGACGAACATAAGACGCCTTTCTACTTGAGGGCCTATCAGGATCCTGCCCAGTTTGGCGAATTCCTTACTAAGAATGCCAGAGAGAAATTCAGAGTTTTCTCCGGGAGAGAGAGCAGTGTCAGTATTGTTGTCGATGGCGAATATGTAGAAAAAGTCGGGAGGAAGAGCAACATAAGAATCAACATAGTTGACGATATCGAGGTCTTCGGATCGGTCGTCCCAGTAAAGATTTCCGGTACCGGAGAGGAGATTGCGTTTCTGTACGATACTGGACTTGGAGAAAAGAATTCCCTTGGAATGGGAATGATAGAAATTGCCGGGAAGCGGTTTTGAGTATAAAAGGGTTTTCTTTAGCAAGCTGGTTTTCGATGCGTGTATTTGAAGTGAAGGCCGCTTCGATAGAGTAGGTTATCCGCACGGTTTTACCAGAACACGCCTATAATCGTCATGAACCGATATTTTAAAGGTACTGTAGTGGCAACTTTCAGACCATTATTTTTAGCTATATTGGTTGGCTTCAAAACTTAGACTGACAAACGGATAAGCGCTTGATAATTTACCGATCTCTGCGGACAGAGAGATCAAAACCAGATCCCGAAACAAGTTCGGGATGACAATGTGAGGGACTTCCCAAACGCGCTGCCCGGATAACTTCATCAGGTGCATAGAAAACCCGAATTGTTGAGCCGGTTCTGTTCGTGAGACCCCATACGTTGTAATCGATACCCCCCGCTCCGCGTCATGAACTTGTTTCAGCATCTCTATCCTAAGAACCGCTGCACGCTTAAAATCAAAAACCCGCTGATCGCTGATGAAAACCGCGTTGTCCGTCAGCGGTCCTCCGCAGCCGAGAAGATAAAAACATCGAGTAGGAGAGGGGCGGAGCCCCTCGCCCTCTCACAGAACCGTGCGTACGGGCCGCGTACACGGCTCATGGATCAAGTATCGGATATTTCGACAGGGGATGATGATATTTTGTCATATCGACGAGGTTCATCTCTTCAAAGAACCTGTTGGGAATGGCGTAATTGGCTGCTTTTGAATGAGAAGATCGCCATTTGTTCATTCTCATGTTGACTTTCTCTTTCCATCCGGTCCTTCTGAGAACTCTGTTCAGTTTCTTAGTTGTCTTCCACTGGTGTAGTATGATGGCTCTCAGCCTTCTCCTTATCCAGCTCAGAAGTCCCCTCAAAATGGATTGGAAATCCACTATCCTGAAATAGCTGGCGAATCCCCTCAACAGTGGATTAAGCTGTTTCACTATCTCCTTTACCGGCCTGCTCTGATTCCTTCTTGTAAGTTTCCTGACCTTTTCCTTGAATCTCTTCAATCTGGATTTCTCTATCCCTACTCTCTCGCCTTTTATTTCAAAGCCAAGAAAGTGAAATCCATCTTCAAGTGTTGTGATTCTCGTCTTGTTTCTGTTGACCTTGAGCTTCATGTCAATCTCCAGTATGTTTATCGCGATTGCCAGAAACTCTCGGGCTTCTTCCTGGGTTTTCGAGAAGATCAGTATGTCGTCTGCGTATCTGACTATCCTTATTCCTCTGGCTTTCATCTTCTGATCGAATTCGTTCAGATAGATGTTAGCCAGCAGCGGGCTTATTACTCCTCCCTGTGGACTGCCAGTCTCTGTTGCCTTCCAGACTCCATCTTCCATTACTCCGCTCTTCAGTATTGCCCGTATGAGTTTGAGTATCTTTCCATCACTCACTCTCTCGGCTACGGAGTCTATTATCTTCTCATGATCCAGAGTGTCGAAACATTCACTGAGGTCAAGTTCCACTACATTACACAGTCCGTATTTGGATGCGAAGGCTTTCGCCTTCTCCACTGCCTGCCAGGCATTTCTTCCCTTTCTGTAACCGTAACTGGAGGGATGGAATCCTTCCTCGAATATCGGTTCGAGTACCTCCTTGAGAGATTGCTGTACAACCCTGTCCCTTACGGCAGGTATTCTCAATTGCCTCGTTTTACCGTCGGCTTTCGGGATTTCTACCCTCCTGAGTGACATGGGTTTGTATTCGCCTCTCTTGATTTCTCCGGATAGTCTCTCGATTTCTTCGAGAAGTTTCTCTCCAAATGTTTCTACGCTTACTCCGTCTATCCCAGGGGCTCCTCTGTTGGATTTT encodes:
- a CDS encoding macro domain-containing protein — encoded protein: MITVYKKSVFAAFEEENVPVIANTVNTEGVMGAGLALEFKLRFPSYFDNYRERCSHEGPLPGSAWIFRGDIFPRIISLFVKEDWKMPSKISWIRSSLKRAEEIITESNFERVALPLAGAGKGGIDPQTSENITREVFESSKAEILLCLDKSPSKNEESMIKQLRAMSEYELKCLTLRPSIIKRLLDKREDVTRFREILDIRGIGIKTYSILFNALISREPGHDNQLNLF
- a CDS encoding DUF4433 domain-containing protein: MVTSSNPLQAFGVKHLYYLSPVKNIPSILEHGVMSKMAVETLEIPYDDYSDQTVQTIRERKSLHEYVPLFFNTRNAMTFRYQKENRDFAILRLNSDLVTHYDCLVSDRIAACSDAEIYTLSEPALKKINIEVVLSTRNFYDNWLLKKRLGAEILVKIDMIEPEWIECIILDRTAEKIKGISIRQLRDSGYTYYFEG
- a CDS encoding DNA-directed RNA polymerase subunit beta/140 kD subunit produces the protein MVNKITYSLQQVFAGLELLIKEDYKLLFEKFSPEFGLIETLEEPSGSALAKFSFEFEEDRYSVGFKVLNPDQDGAFSYLSKRYSTPLILLEKRGRSSDYLDLENFWVVPGYYLRMAFVCLQVLRELQSKNGMERLDTVLETAETLLNRTVVGTEILKQYDTSDIEEEPEMKKPKYLKVPILFELPSSNGLLQISELRKAVIPGDKVKESLRLPHFSHLGKLDLLETPESVRIGMNLFLANGARYNASDLEIESSGEDSEALLSPSTCAVPFMAYSDGVRVTMGGKNLKQAVKVVSSEKPIIRTPIDEEVDLDYGVNALAGYALFNGLNFEDGIVCSEGFSMKMCIVEKKTIEIVDSVPVLLDAKVSVKNRSTIELSSEEGSIRIVYNFRTKGSIVNKGDWLIRRNVFFGGNDNPTKSYSKNIYYDLSYPGEILQNPEERMISFIMRTIPTARKIKKGEKLVDNLNESVVSISVPLTITKPLEIGDKITGRHGNKGTISKIVSEREMPHVEIDGQRRPLDIILSPFGVITRMNLGQLLETHKSLEGEYVDKPFKNLDLASRVAKGRDIPQLKKRLFFADGTSFEAAVGYQYFVRLDHCVRDKLHVVDLAETSKITGQPVKGKRREGGQRIGEMEFWTLFDNNALETVGRFSQTNISDSSDFMKRYFDTFRLLMNYYRDFDVEIEDDPLRIIVKETSNDFLEKVASDETMSEFFKQIKGRAKDRKERRFLLSKSGYLRKYMLGRRIHSSGRTVITPVTDIDIDHVYLPYEFAKLWLPLKEDSKEGIKIANDLAKESNLYVLLNRQPSLHRHSISSARPIFWENKTIGLPIMLCDGFGADFDGDSMAVYLPVDQDEDLKRELKSMLPSNNPFRIGTGELTFSVTQDLVYGLYRKRGLNSKKVKEELTQIIENSNNISKDLLKWQNESLAAAKESGLSLDLRDIALMSEVAKSVKDSGSRGKPEHFVQMAEGIDLDGRRAEAFARGVSREDYLGRTDGLDVNIASRSRTGLIDKKLHVAEAGYFTRKLVEFLYPVSVTEEDCCTDDGIELNQSFVQHLALRKYSLERLILGRYVKRPMDKEWMPVTRSNLNDFRDCDLLLRSPVKCASSGENGICSKCAGLELSSMKKFRVGSFLGVLSGHTIGERGTQLSMKTFQTGSSGFSMQRVSSEFFKAEEEFSSYLKRLADRSIEGIMKGSSKSASGSAEEGSPVLGTIDVASIYLEVLFRHLKDTEIRTEGELKKRLSDPREVGIFSALSFEKSGSSEKIGIGEEIEEKSPKANYALRPGEVAKWVGKK
- a CDS encoding sigma-54-dependent transcriptional regulator translates to MRVFIVEKGFEEHELRVLKEIVDSLVSSKEDLREKVEIVELSEFREEQGIMIISQQVIGELNPERSSGQLFIMFKGGLESNIVGFAQRMGAVGIFPIDRFYGERMEYGEISRFENVLKNVLRDRLSTRFPEWDFKKRIDWKMKLDDKAFEDEDAYISLFGDEITHKNVKKTNEIITSVMPYVKELKTFRLKSKRVLEELKKKELSEDPKLEGARIAIRKLNDLTSEMKFRKPVCILLTGPTGCGKTLLAKYIANSLFGSLETFSRISLVNMGDNLLESELFGSFPGSWTGSSYKVGKMVSMAGGAVFLDEIGEISPAIQAKLLTYLDDMKVLIEGLSDTSGVRVPVLIIAATNRDVRKEMSLGNFRSDFYQRFAYEIHMPSLSERKSDFRYILSHLLQVKKKILNLSIDEISIAAIEKLEGYEYPGNYRELERVVTAAMMSAKMDGREIVLSRDVQF
- the cas6 gene encoding CRISPR-associated endoribonuclease Cas6, with the protein product MRVKLTLSGLKNKAVPRDHFHQLSGLIYAMIQKANPDYSKWLHDEGFLDGSKSFKFFCFSKLIPEKNAYIKAGDNGEMIVFTKDIAALYISSPVREIMQHLVDFLLLNREIRILNHNLVIQNAFASTESFESEEELFKCITPIVLSTRNDEHKTPFYLRAYQDPAQFGEFLTKNAREKFRVFSGRESSVSIVVDGEYVEKVGRKSNIRINIVDDIEVFGSVVPVKISGTGEEIAFLYDTGLGEKNSLGMGMIEIAGKRF
- the ltrA gene encoding group II intron reverse transcriptase/maturase, which gives rise to MKYYSLIDKVYLEKNLLKAYGRVKSNRGAPGIDGVSVETFGEKLLEEIERLSGEIKRGEYKPMSLRRVEIPKADGKTRQLRIPAVRDRVVQQSLKEVLEPIFEEGFHPSSYGYRKGRNAWQAVEKAKAFASKYGLCNVVELDLSECFDTLDHEKIIDSVAERVSDGKILKLIRAILKSGVMEDGVWKATETGSPQGGVISPLLANIYLNEFDQKMKARGIRIVRYADDILIFSKTQEEAREFLAIAINILEIDMKLKVNRNKTRITTLEDGFHFLGFEIKGERVGIEKSRLKRFKEKVRKLTRRNQSRPVKEIVKQLNPLLRGFASYFRIVDFQSILRGLLSWIRRRLRAIILHQWKTTKKLNRVLRRTGWKEKVNMRMNKWRSSHSKAANYAIPNRFFEEMNLVDMTKYHHPLSKYPILDP